From one Trifolium pratense cultivar HEN17-A07 linkage group LG1, ARS_RC_1.1, whole genome shotgun sequence genomic stretch:
- the LOC123895190 gene encoding uncharacterized protein LOC123895190: MICENILSLVEGNVTIEVKTLVTHIRDMFNYTISYKKAWIAKNKAIVRIYGDWDESYQQLPQWLMVMKRWLPGTVVKMETSPTALDGQVFFERLFWTFKQCIQGFAFCKPIVQVDGTWLYGKYKGTLLLAVAQDGNNHIFPVAFAIVEGETKEAWNFFLKNLRKYVTPQEGICVISDRHASIKSAYENPLNGWNNPPTTHVYCIRHIGQNFVREIKQKNLRPLVTNMGYAPSEPSFKYWRNELRKESVEALNWVDKIPKEKWTQAYDGGRRWGHMTSNLVEAMNSVYKEIRSLPITALVKGTYSKTATLFGTRGMDAMAVLASGQVYSVPFQKRLTDAMTKAHSHVVTRHDRQRFAVKETEDPREGRPKDTFKVHLEEKWCDCGKFQALHLPCSHVIAACFHAHLDYQVYIDDVFKVANVCRVYENTFQVVQGQMYWPTYEGPKLFPRPDMKRVKKGRPKKNRIRTEMDEFGKKERLCGLCRMPDHNRNNCPNVAGPSS; the protein is encoded by the exons ATGATATGTGAAAACATTCTCTCACTTGTGGAAGGTAACGTTACAATAGAGGTGAAAACTCTTGTTACTCACATTAGAGATATGTTCAATTATACAATCTCGTATAAAAAGGCTTGGATTGCAAAAAACAAGGCAATCGTAAGAATTTATGGAGATTGGGATGAGTCATATCAGCAGCTTCCACAATGGTTGATGGTGATGAAGAGGTGGCTTCCAGGAACAGTTGTCAAAATGGAGACAAGTCCAACAGCGTTAGATGGTCAAGTTTTCTTTGAACGCCTATTTTGGACTTTCAAACAATGCATTCAAGGTTTTGCGTTTTGCAAGCCAATTGTGCAGGTCGATGGAACGTGGTTGTACGGAAAGTATAAGGGGACGTTGTTGCTGGCCGTCGCCCAAGATGGAAACAACCATATTTTTCCGGTCGCTTTCGCAATTGTCGAAGGAGAAACCAAGGAAGCGTGGAACTTTTTCCTGAAAAATTTGAGGAAGTACGTCACTCCACAAGAAGGTATATGCGTCATCTCAGATAGGCATGCATCCATTAAAAGTGCTTATGAAAATCCTTTGAATGGTTGGAATAATCCTCCAACGACGCATGTCTACTGCATCCGACACATCGGCCAGAATTTTGTGAGAGAAATCAAACAGAAAAATCTTCGGCCGTTAGTTACAAATATGG GATATGCACCCAGCGAACCTTCATTCAAATACTGGCGGAACGAACTTAGGAAGGAAAGTGTGGAGGCTTTAAATTGGGTTGATAAAATCCCGAAAGAAAAATGGACGCAGGCGTACGATGGAGGTCGTCGGTGGGGTCACATGACGAGCAATCTTGTCGAGGCGATGAACTCAGTCTACAAGGAAATTCGCAGCCTACCAATCACAGCATTGGTCAAAGGAACATACTCTAAGACTGCGACACTTTTTGGAACACGCGGAATGGATGCAATGGCTGTGTTAGCTTCTGGTCAGGTGTATTCTGTGCCATTTCAGAAAAGGCTAACAGATGCAATGACTAAGGCCCACTCACATGTAGTCACTCGTCATGATAGGCAACGTTTCGCAGTGAAGGAAACTGAGGATCCCCGCGAAGGCCGACCAAAGGATACATTTAAAGTACACTTGGAAGAAAAATGGTGTGACTGTGGAAAATTTCAAGCATTACATTTACCTTGTTCACATGTTATTGCTGCTTGTTTTCACGCTCATTTGGACTATCAAGTGTACATTGATGATGTGTTCAAAGTTGCCAATGTATGCCGCGTTTATGAGAATACCTTCCAAGTGGTTCAAGGCCAAATGTATTGGCCGACATACGAAGGCCCGAAACTTTTTCCCCGTCCTGATATGAAAAGGGTCAAGAAAGGTCGTCCAAAAAAGAACCGCATTAGAACCGAAATGGACGAATTCGGCAAAAAAGAGCGCCTATGTGGTTTATGTAGAATGCCGGATCATAACAGAAATAATTGTCCTAATGTTGCGGGACCCTCGTCGTAa